GACCACGACGACCCCCGACCGCAAGACGGACCGCGCCGCCGACTGTGAGGTGCATTGTGTCCACCCGGAGGCCGTGACGCGGGTGGAGGCGGGTCTGCCGGACGACGCGCTGATCCAGCGGGCGACGACCCTGACGAAGGTGGTGTCGGACCCCACCCGGCTGCGCATCCTTTCGGCCCTGGCGATGGAAGAGCTCTGCGTGTGTGACCTGGCGGTGATCGCAGGGATCAACGAATCGACCATGAGTCACCAGCTTCGGCACTTGAGGGCGCTGGGTCTGGTGACGTTCAGGAAGGTGGGGCGGATTGCCTACTACCGCCTGGCGAATGATCACACCACGCGGCTGATCGCGGACATCCTGGCCCACGCCAGGGTCTTGTGAGGAGGGCGATCCAACTGGCGCCCCCTTCCAACCTGTGTCTTTCCCAGCGTGTTCCCTCCTACTGAGGTGACCCGTGGAGCAGCCAAACAGTCATCGTTCAAGGAGACTCCATGCACCAACACTGGACGTCTGTGATTAGCGGTCGGCCGAAAGGTCAAGCGTCCAGTCAGCGCATCAGGCCGGTCAGGACCGCGACAGAGTCCTGACCGCGCAACCGCGCGGTCTCCACGGTGGACTTGATCCGCATGTACGTCTGCGCACCCACCGCGTTCTTGCTGCACTGCGAGACCTTCCTCGCCATCACCACCGTCCGCAAGCTCCGTTCCGCTGCGTTGTTCGTCGGTGGAATGTCCGGGTCCTTCAGGAACCGCCACAACCGATCCAGCACGCTCTGCTTCAGGATTCCCAGCCGAAGTCGCTCGTTCGCTTTCGACTTCAGTGGTGCCCGGTTCAGCAGGGCGTCCAGGCGCAGGGTGAGTG
This sequence is a window from Deinococcus grandis. Protein-coding genes within it:
- a CDS encoding ArsR/SmtB family transcription factor — translated: MTTTTPDRKTDRAADCEVHCVHPEAVTRVEAGLPDDALIQRATTLTKVVSDPTRLRILSALAMEELCVCDLAVIAGINESTMSHQLRHLRALGLVTFRKVGRIAYYRLANDHTTRLIADILAHARVL
- a CDS encoding IS66 family transposase; amino-acid sequence: MQDVRQQKCLTHLIRNADEVAAVLQRQPGRGELYGQRVAQVFRDGIRLHQDVTKGVCTREEYAQQGEALTLRLDALLNRAPLKSKANERLRLGILKQSVLDRLWRFLKDPDIPPTNNAAERSLRTVVMARKVSQCSKNAVGAQTYMRIKSTVETARLRGQDSVAVLTGLMR